The following coding sequences are from one Streptomyces sp. NBC_01431 window:
- a CDS encoding metallophosphoesterase family protein, with protein MVHRVAVLSDIHGVLPAAEAVLAEADVVAADLIVLTGDIACGPQPTHVLDLFAGLGDRVVWIRGNADRELVEYRRGMRTSIPDPIGPSAADSLRAEQVDFLAGLPTSHTVEVDGLGEVLFCHATPRDDEEVVLVDSPAERWERVFSGLPSTVTTVVCGHTHMPYTRLAAGRLVVNPGSVGMPYGRAGAHWALLGPGVQLRRTPLDVESATQDIVARSTFVQAAEWADHCLNARTGEAEAFALFAGSSADDPAHDPTGRVEG; from the coding sequence ATGGTGCACCGAGTAGCTGTGCTCTCCGACATCCACGGCGTGCTGCCCGCGGCCGAGGCCGTTCTGGCGGAAGCGGACGTCGTGGCCGCGGACCTGATCGTGCTCACCGGCGACATCGCCTGCGGTCCCCAGCCAACCCACGTCCTTGACCTGTTCGCCGGGCTTGGCGACAGGGTGGTGTGGATCCGGGGCAACGCCGATCGCGAACTCGTCGAGTACCGGCGCGGAATGCGTACGTCCATCCCGGACCCGATCGGCCCTTCGGCTGCCGACAGCCTGCGTGCGGAACAAGTGGACTTCCTGGCCGGACTGCCCACCTCGCACACCGTCGAGGTGGACGGGCTCGGCGAGGTGCTGTTCTGCCATGCCACACCACGCGACGACGAGGAGGTGGTACTGGTCGACTCCCCCGCCGAGCGGTGGGAGAGGGTGTTCTCCGGCCTGCCCTCCACAGTCACCACCGTGGTGTGCGGCCATACACACATGCCCTACACACGGCTGGCCGCCGGCCGGCTCGTAGTGAACCCGGGCAGCGTTGGCATGCCCTACGGCAGGGCAGGCGCACATTGGGCGTTGCTCGGCCCGGGTGTCCAACTGCGGCGCACCCCGCTGGACGTGGAGAGTGCGACCCAAGACATCGTGGCGCGCTCCACCTTCGTGCAGGCAGCCGAGTGGGCGGACCACTGCCTCAACGCCCGAACCGGCGAGGCGGAGGCCTTCGCCCTGTTCGCCGGGTCGTCCGCGGACGACCCGGCGCACGACCCGACGGGCCGCGTAGAGGGGTAG
- a CDS encoding DUF4232 domain-containing protein: protein MNYTRITALAAVGLAATLSLTACDNNDSGNNSSSKASPSSAPSSSDGGSKPVGAGSAGSGAGNAKSGSGQDTAAGSGAAKGETKTSSKSTFCKAEDLAIDAQDAATDKSSGRINITMINRGSTTCSATGFAGVDIKDADNTSNPIERGHAQPRITTLKPGDAAVFDIAYNIDSSGNSLTHPTNILVTPPNETHTVSLKWPSSAGQIKGAYTDVEVYPTHTTK from the coding sequence GTGAACTACACCCGCATCACTGCTCTCGCCGCCGTCGGCCTCGCCGCCACCCTCTCGCTCACCGCCTGCGACAACAACGACTCCGGGAACAACTCGTCCTCCAAGGCCTCCCCGTCCTCCGCGCCTTCGTCCTCGGACGGTGGCTCGAAACCGGTGGGCGCGGGTTCCGCGGGCTCGGGGGCCGGCAACGCGAAGTCGGGCTCCGGTCAGGACACCGCGGCCGGCTCCGGCGCCGCGAAAGGCGAGACGAAGACCAGCAGCAAGAGCACGTTCTGCAAGGCGGAGGACCTGGCCATCGACGCCCAGGACGCCGCGACCGACAAGAGCTCCGGCAGGATCAACATCACCATGATCAACCGGGGTTCGACCACCTGCTCGGCAACGGGCTTCGCGGGCGTCGACATCAAGGACGCCGACAACACCTCGAACCCCATCGAGCGCGGCCACGCCCAGCCGCGCATAACCACCCTCAAGCCCGGCGACGCCGCTGTCTTCGACATCGCCTACAACATCGACAGCAGCGGCAACAGCCTCACGCACCCGACCAACATCCTGGTGACGCCCCCGAACGAGACCCACACCGTGAGCCTGAAGTGGCCCTCCAGTGCTGGGCAGATCAAGGGCGCCTACACCGACGTCGAGGTCTACCCCACGCACACGACCAAGTAG
- a CDS encoding peptidoglycan-binding domain-containing protein, with translation MAPRPTSAAVTRWTTVAVSCAALLCSPLVEVAAAQPAPGPCQYAPWNSWHRPPSAPEVRQLQCELSYALSDYHGPITGVFDQRTLAALLRFQTCDGLGADGIYGPRTQAELYRVYLSGQPAC, from the coding sequence ATGGCACCACGCCCCACCAGCGCCGCCGTCACCCGGTGGACCACCGTGGCGGTCAGTTGCGCAGCTCTGCTGTGCTCACCACTCGTCGAAGTTGCCGCGGCCCAACCGGCGCCCGGCCCGTGCCAGTACGCCCCGTGGAACAGCTGGCACAGGCCGCCCAGCGCGCCAGAGGTACGCCAGCTCCAGTGCGAGCTCAGCTATGCGCTGAGCGACTACCACGGTCCGATCACCGGAGTCTTCGATCAGCGCACCCTCGCGGCGCTGCTCCGCTTCCAGACGTGCGACGGACTTGGCGCCGACGGAATCTACGGCCCGCGCACCCAAGCCGAGCTCTACCGCGTCTACTTGAGCGGACAACCCGCCTGCTGA
- a CDS encoding peptidoglycan-binding domain-containing protein produces the protein MKPAHFTCTYTTSEPQLASGSTGAAVKQAQCQLNSVLDRRVTVDGIFGSGTKSATIAFQQCAGLSADGIIGRDTWAALDNWWLNDIDCHK, from the coding sequence ATGAAACCGGCGCACTTCACCTGTACCTACACCACCAGCGAACCGCAGCTGGCGTCCGGCAGTACGGGCGCGGCCGTGAAGCAGGCCCAGTGCCAGCTCAACAGCGTCCTGGACCGTCGCGTCACCGTCGACGGCATCTTCGGCAGCGGCACCAAGAGCGCGACCATCGCCTTCCAACAGTGCGCAGGGCTGTCCGCCGACGGAATCATCGGACGCGATACCTGGGCCGCCCTGGACAACTGGTGGCTCAACGACATCGACTGCCACAAGTAG
- the lpdA gene encoding dihydrolipoyl dehydrogenase produces the protein MSEHFDVVVLGAGPGGYTAAVRSAQLGLKTAVVEPKYWGGVCLNVGCIPSKALLRNAELAHILTRQADTYGIQSSGPITLDFGAAFKRSRQVADGRVAGVHYLMRKNGITEYDGRGTFTDSRTLQIALSDGTSSTVTFDQCIIAVGATTRLLPGTSLSARVVTYEEQILTEELPERIVIAGAGAIGVEFAYVLHNYGVKVTLVEYADRIVPAEDADISKELTRHYRKLGVEILTSTRVDAIDDSDPSGPVRVTVTQSGTQKVLETDKVLQAIGFAPRVEGYGLETTGIRVGERGAIEVDARGRTGVPHLYAIGDVTGKLMLAHAAEAMAVIAAETIGGAETMEIDDFRMIPRATYCQPQIASFGHTEAQAREAGFDVQVSKFPFTANGKAHGLGEPVGFVKVISDRRHGELLGAHLIGPEVTELLPELTLAQQWDLTVHEVARNIHAHPTLGEAVKEAIHGLAGHMINM, from the coding sequence ATGAGCGAGCATTTCGATGTCGTCGTCCTGGGAGCGGGCCCCGGCGGTTACACCGCGGCGGTGCGTAGCGCACAGCTCGGTCTGAAGACGGCCGTCGTCGAGCCGAAGTACTGGGGCGGGGTGTGCCTGAACGTGGGCTGCATCCCCTCCAAGGCCCTGTTGCGCAACGCGGAGCTGGCCCACATCCTGACCCGGCAGGCCGACACCTACGGCATCCAGTCCTCAGGCCCGATCACGCTCGACTTCGGTGCCGCGTTCAAGCGCAGCCGGCAGGTGGCCGACGGCCGGGTCGCGGGCGTGCACTACCTGATGCGCAAGAACGGCATCACCGAGTACGACGGCCGCGGCACCTTCACCGACAGCCGCACCCTCCAGATCGCGCTGTCCGACGGCACGAGCAGCACCGTCACCTTCGACCAGTGCATCATCGCGGTGGGCGCCACGACCCGTCTGCTGCCCGGCACCAGCCTGAGCGCGCGGGTCGTCACGTACGAGGAGCAGATCCTCACCGAGGAACTGCCCGAACGCATCGTCATCGCGGGCGCCGGAGCCATCGGCGTCGAGTTCGCCTACGTGCTCCACAACTACGGAGTCAAGGTCACCCTCGTCGAGTACGCCGACCGGATCGTGCCCGCCGAGGACGCCGACATCTCCAAGGAACTCACCCGGCACTACCGCAAGCTGGGGGTGGAGATCCTCACGTCCACCCGGGTCGACGCGATCGACGACTCCGACCCGTCGGGCCCGGTCAGGGTGACCGTCACCCAGAGCGGAACTCAGAAGGTCCTGGAGACGGACAAGGTCCTCCAGGCCATCGGCTTCGCGCCGCGCGTCGAGGGCTACGGCCTGGAGACGACCGGGATACGCGTCGGCGAGCGCGGCGCCATCGAGGTCGACGCCCGCGGTCGCACCGGCGTCCCCCACCTGTACGCGATCGGCGACGTGACCGGGAAGCTGATGCTCGCGCACGCCGCCGAGGCCATGGCCGTCATCGCCGCCGAGACCATCGGCGGGGCGGAGACGATGGAGATCGATGACTTCCGGATGATTCCGCGCGCCACCTACTGCCAGCCGCAGATCGCGAGCTTCGGCCACACCGAAGCACAGGCTCGGGAAGCCGGCTTCGACGTACAGGTCTCCAAGTTCCCGTTCACCGCCAACGGCAAGGCCCACGGCCTGGGAGAACCGGTTGGCTTCGTCAAGGTGATCAGCGACCGCCGGCACGGCGAACTGCTCGGCGCGCACCTGATCGGCCCCGAGGTCACCGAGCTGCTGCCGGAACTCACCCTGGCCCAACAGTGGGACCTCACGGTGCACGAGGTCGCCCGCAACATCCACGCCCACCCCACGCTCGGCGAGGCGGTCAAGGAAGCCATCCACGGCCTCGCCGGCCACATGATCAACATGTGA
- a CDS encoding immunity 53 family protein, translating into MAESVHVLDWLQSWYTSQCDGDWEHEWGMTIETLDNPGWAVKIDLEETVLADREYAQYRVTRDGHDWVMAWTAERAFRIACGPGNLTEALTLFRVWATVSVP; encoded by the coding sequence ATGGCTGAATCCGTGCACGTCCTTGACTGGTTGCAGAGCTGGTACACCTCACAGTGCGATGGCGACTGGGAACACGAATGGGGCATGACGATCGAGACTCTCGACAACCCGGGCTGGGCCGTCAAGATTGATCTTGAAGAGACAGTCTTGGCGGACCGGGAGTATGCCCAATATCGGGTCACTCGGGATGGGCACGACTGGGTCATGGCCTGGACGGCCGAGAGGGCGTTTCGCATCGCGTGTGGACCCGGCAACCTGACCGAGGCCCTCACGCTGTTCCGGGTCTGGGCAACGGTGAGCGTCCCGTAG
- a CDS encoding discoidin domain-containing protein codes for MTYSLGVRPRAARLTAVLLAGVLVTSAPPAASQPARNTAAPTANCRSSDDWTLGTNHIDAADTHHAFVGNGYLGQRVPPNGAGYADSDAKTGWPLFTPRYDGSFVSGLYAHNKQTAGDRQAVAALPTWTALTVTTGGAQGDTFNSSTSPGRISHYRQSLFLHCGVVRTSMTWTAADGRQTDLVYEVLADRVNPHVGAVRMSMTPHWSGEATVTDILDGRGARRMQQTGGGDQTSGDHSAGRTAPTMDVAFRTDGTNVDGAVASTLRAGSGTHGVKAQQATQAKDMTSHQALTLHVRSGQSYDVTKYVGVDTALTSRAPRRDATATSQQAADRGWDALLRSHAAAWSRLWRSDIEVPGQPEMQSWVRSAQYGLLSNTREGASNSIAPAGLTSDNYAGLVFWDAETWMYPGLLATRPELAKTVVDYRYRTLAGARANARDLGYQGLFYPWNSGSSGNLAQECHSVDPPHCRTQIHLQSDISLAAWQYYLATKDTQWLRDRGWPVLQGIAEFWASRVSPNPDGSYSIKDTAGPDEYSNGVDDAVFTNAGAVTALRHATRAAELLGKQAPKEWNAIADHIRIPYDARSKVFQQYDGYKGSTIKQADTVLLMYPLGWPMPKGADAATLDYYAQRTDPDGPAMTDSVHAIDAAGIGEPGCSTYTYLERSIKPFVRGPFEQFSEARGDKAGADDPLAGSPAQDFLTGKGGFLQVFTNGLTGMRMGENSLHLDPMLPPQLDRGVTLHGLTWQGRTYDIELGAHRTTVRLTAGAPMTLDTPQGEQIVSRDVPAVLKTRRPDLTPTTNAARCTTATASSEQPGMYADAAVDGNTATAWVPDSASGQLTTDLTRPVPVKKVTPTWNATKPVAYSIELSLDGRHWHREVAGDAQLARYVRLTVQGDVQAKNHPGVAELTVN; via the coding sequence ATGACGTACTCCCTCGGTGTGCGGCCGCGTGCTGCCCGACTGACCGCGGTGCTGCTGGCCGGAGTGCTGGTCACCTCCGCGCCACCCGCGGCCTCGCAGCCGGCGCGAAACACCGCCGCCCCGACCGCTAACTGCCGCAGCAGCGACGACTGGACGCTCGGCACCAACCATATCGATGCGGCTGATACCCACCATGCCTTCGTCGGCAACGGCTACCTGGGGCAGCGCGTGCCGCCCAACGGCGCCGGATACGCCGACAGCGACGCCAAGACCGGCTGGCCGCTGTTCACCCCGCGTTACGACGGCTCCTTCGTGTCCGGCCTGTACGCGCACAACAAGCAGACCGCCGGGGACCGGCAGGCCGTCGCGGCGCTGCCCACCTGGACCGCCCTCACCGTCACTACGGGTGGAGCTCAGGGCGATACCTTCAACTCTTCGACGTCACCCGGCCGGATTTCCCACTACCGCCAGTCGCTCTTCCTCCACTGCGGCGTGGTGCGTACGTCGATGACCTGGACCGCCGCCGACGGCCGCCAGACCGACCTCGTGTACGAGGTGCTCGCCGACCGCGTCAACCCGCACGTTGGCGCCGTACGCATGAGCATGACGCCGCACTGGAGCGGGGAGGCGACCGTCACCGACATCCTGGACGGCCGCGGCGCGCGGCGCATGCAACAGACCGGCGGCGGTGACCAGACCAGCGGGGACCACAGCGCCGGCCGGACCGCACCAACCATGGATGTGGCTTTCCGTACGGACGGCACGAACGTGGACGGAGCTGTCGCCTCCACCTTGCGCGCCGGAAGCGGAACACACGGCGTCAAGGCACAACAGGCCACTCAGGCAAAGGACATGACGAGCCATCAGGCTCTTACCCTGCACGTCCGGAGCGGGCAGTCGTACGACGTCACCAAGTACGTAGGCGTCGACACGGCCCTGACTTCGCGCGCGCCGCGCCGGGACGCCACCGCCACCTCGCAGCAGGCCGCCGACCGCGGCTGGGATGCCCTGCTGCGCTCCCACGCCGCCGCCTGGTCCCGGCTGTGGCGCAGCGACATCGAGGTGCCCGGTCAGCCCGAGATGCAGTCGTGGGTGCGGTCCGCGCAGTACGGGCTGCTCTCCAACACTCGCGAGGGCGCGTCCAACAGCATCGCTCCGGCAGGCCTGACCAGCGACAACTATGCGGGCCTCGTCTTCTGGGACGCGGAGACGTGGATGTATCCGGGTCTGCTCGCCACCCGGCCCGAACTCGCCAAGACCGTGGTCGACTATCGCTACCGGACCCTCGCGGGGGCTCGCGCGAACGCCCGCGACCTCGGCTATCAAGGGCTCTTCTACCCCTGGAACAGTGGAAGTTCGGGCAATTTGGCCCAGGAGTGCCACAGCGTCGACCCGCCGCACTGCCGCACCCAGATCCACCTCCAGTCCGACATCTCGTTGGCTGCCTGGCAGTACTACCTGGCCACCAAGGACACGCAATGGCTGCGCGATCGCGGCTGGCCGGTGCTGCAGGGCATCGCCGAGTTCTGGGCGAGCCGCGTCAGCCCCAACCCGGACGGCAGCTACTCGATCAAGGACACGGCCGGGCCCGACGAGTACAGCAACGGCGTCGACGACGCGGTCTTCACCAACGCCGGCGCCGTCACCGCCCTGCGCCACGCCACCCGCGCCGCCGAACTGCTCGGCAAGCAGGCACCCAAGGAGTGGAACGCGATCGCCGACCACATCCGGATCCCGTACGACGCACGGAGCAAGGTCTTCCAGCAGTACGACGGTTACAAGGGCAGCACCATCAAGCAGGCCGACACGGTCCTGCTGATGTACCCGCTGGGGTGGCCCATGCCCAAGGGCGCCGACGCCGCCACCCTGGACTACTACGCGCAGCGGACCGACCCCGACGGCCCGGCCATGACGGACTCGGTGCACGCCATCGACGCCGCCGGAATCGGCGAACCGGGCTGCTCCACGTACACCTATCTGGAGCGTTCCATCAAGCCGTTCGTACGCGGCCCGTTCGAGCAGTTCTCGGAGGCCCGCGGCGACAAGGCGGGCGCCGATGACCCCCTGGCGGGCTCGCCCGCGCAGGACTTCCTCACCGGCAAGGGAGGCTTCCTACAGGTCTTCACCAACGGCCTGACCGGCATGCGGATGGGCGAGAACAGCCTCCACCTCGACCCGATGCTGCCGCCGCAACTCGACCGCGGCGTCACCCTGCACGGCCTGACCTGGCAGGGGCGCACATACGACATCGAACTCGGCGCGCACCGCACCACCGTGCGCCTCACCGCCGGCGCGCCGATGACGCTCGACACCCCCCAGGGCGAGCAGATCGTCAGCAGGGACGTCCCCGCCGTCCTCAAGACCCGCCGCCCCGACCTCACACCCACCACCAACGCGGCCCGCTGCACCACTGCCACGGCCTCGTCCGAACAACCCGGCATGTACGCGGACGCCGCCGTCGACGGCAACACGGCCACGGCCTGGGTCCCCGACAGCGCGAGCGGCCAGCTGACGACGGACCTCACCAGGCCCGTGCCCGTCAAGAAGGTCACTCCCACCTGGAACGCCACCAAGCCCGTGGCCTACAGCATCGAGCTTTCCCTCGACGGGCGGCACTGGCACCGCGAGGTGGCGGGCGACGCGCAACTCGCGCGGTACGTACGGCTGACGGTGCAAGGTGACGTCCAGGCCAAGAACCACCCGGGTGTCGCCGAGTTGACGGTGAACTAG
- a CDS encoding winged helix-turn-helix transcriptional regulator, with amino-acid sequence MTPSKSSSRDQRPGERGDLLDPSCPTRQLLDRIGTKWTSMVVKVLAEEAPDELRFAELRRRIPGISQKMLSATLQSLARDGLVARRVEPTVPPAVHYRLTDLGLSLERPLSALRGWAETHMPEIDRNNQLADESPAP; translated from the coding sequence GTGACCCCGTCGAAGTCGAGCAGCCGCGACCAGCGGCCCGGTGAGCGCGGTGACCTGCTGGATCCGTCGTGCCCGACCCGCCAGTTGCTCGACCGCATCGGAACCAAGTGGACGTCGATGGTGGTCAAGGTGCTGGCCGAAGAGGCTCCGGACGAGCTCCGTTTCGCGGAACTGCGACGTCGTATACCGGGCATCTCACAGAAGATGCTCTCCGCCACCCTGCAGAGTCTGGCCCGCGACGGCCTGGTCGCGCGCCGCGTGGAACCCACCGTGCCGCCCGCCGTGCACTACCGGCTCACTGACCTCGGCCTGTCCCTCGAAAGACCGCTCTCAGCCCTACGGGGCTGGGCCGAGACACACATGCCGGAGATCGACCGCAACAACCAGCTCGCCGATGAGTCACCCGCCCCCTAG